From Alloacidobacterium dinghuense:
CACTAGCCTTCCTGGCGTTATGGATCATGGGCGAGCCGTTCAGCTTCATGGCATTCCTCGGTGTCGCTGGTGGGTGTCATCGTCAGTCATTCTATCGTCCTCTTCGACTACATTGAGGAACGCCACATTGCAGGGGACGATTTCGAGAACGAACTCATCGACGTAGCCATTCTCCGGCTTCACCCAGTGCTCATCACTGTTTTCGCAACGGCGCTTGCGCTCTTTCCTCTCGCGCTGCACGGCGGGCCGCTATGGAAGCCTCTATGCTACGCGCAAATAGGCGGTCTGCTCATCGCAACCGTCGTCACCAAGCTTCATGTGCCGGTCATGTACGCGATCTTCTTTCTCGGCCTTAAGATACTGGAGTGGGGTATAGTCGAGGAGCCTACTCCTTCACAGCCATCAAGTCTTCCTAATCATCAACCGTACGTATCAGCGAGTCATCCCGAATGAGACACGGCATCGTTCTTACCTTTGTATTTGCAAGCGCGCTCTATCTTCAGGGACAGGCCAATCCG
This genomic window contains:
- a CDS encoding efflux RND transporter permease subunit is translated as MSLVGVIVSHSIVLFDYIEERHIAGDDFENELIDVAILRLHPVLITVFATALALFPLALHGGPLWKPLCYAQIGGLLIATVVTKLHVPVMYAIFFLGLKILEWGIVEEPTPSQPSSLPNHQPYVSASHPE